CCCGACCGATGATTTCTTTCATGATCTCGGTGGTGCCGCCGTAAATCGTCTGGACTCGGGCGTCGAGATAGGAACGCGCGACCGGGTATTCGCGCATGTAGCCGTAGCCGCCGTGCAGCTGCAGGCACCGGTCGATGAGGTGTACCTGCTTTTCGGTGGAGTACCACTTGGCCATCGCCGCTTGCTCGGCCGTCAGCTTCTTGTCCAAATGCAAGCGGAGGAACTCGTCGACCATGATCCGCACCACCGTGGCCTCGGTCGCCAGCTCGGCCAGCACGAAGCGGCTGTTCTGGAAGCTGCCGATCGGCTTGCCAAAGGCCTTGCGTTCCTTGGTGTATTGCAGGGTCTGGTTGAGAACCTGCTCCATCGCCGCGGCCGCCATCACCGCGATCGAGATGCGCTCCTGCGGCAAGTTCTGCATCAGGTAAATGAAGCCCTTGCCCTCCTCCCCCAACAGGTTCTCGACCGGAACCTTGACGTCGGTGAAGGACAGCTCCGCGGTGTCCTGCGCGTCCAGACCGATCTTGTCCAAATGCCGGCCGCGCTCAAAGCCTTCCATGCCGCGTTCAACGACCAGCAGCGAAAACCCCTGCGCGCCCTTCTCGGGGTCGGTCTGAGCCACCACGATCACCAGGTCGGAGTTGATGCCGTTGGTGATGAACGTCTTCGCACCGTTGAGGATGTAGTGGTCGCCCTGCTTGACCGCGCGAGTCTTGATGCCCTGCAAGTCACTTCCGGTGCCCGGCTCGGTCATCGCGATGGCGGTGATCAGTTCCCCGGTGCAGAACTTGGGCAACCAGCGCTGCTTCTGCTCGTCGCTGGCCAGCTCCAGTAGGTACGGGGCGACGATGTCGTTGTGCAGGCCGAAACCGATACCGCTGTACCGGCCGACGGTGGTCTCCTCGGTGATGATCGTGTTGTAGCGGAAATCGGGGTTGCCGCCGCCGCCGTACTCTTCGGGCACCGCCATGCCCAGGAAGCCCTGCTTGCCGGCCTCGAGCCACACGCCGCGGTCGACGATCTTCGCCTTCTCCCACTCGTCGTGGTACGGCGCGACGTGGCGCTCGAGAAATGCCCGATAGGACTCGCGAAACAATTCATGCTCGGGTTCGAACAGGGTGCGCTGGTACCTGATGGCACTGCTCATGACTACCTCCGGCGACATCGACTCTGCCGCCCAACATATACCAACCAGACGGTTGGTCGGCGGCGGCCCCGCGTCAGTCCGCGGCGAATTGCCGCAGGCTCGCGGCCAGGCCGACCGGGACCCGGGCCTTGATGTGCGTGCCCTCCGCGCTGTGTTCGGCCTGCTGCACGCGACCGTCGGCGTGCACGCGGGAGACCAGGTCGCCACGATCGTAGGGAATGACCACGTCGACCGCGGTGTCGGCGGGCGCGGCGAGTTCGGCCATGCGACGGCGCAACGCGTCGATGCCCTCGCCGGTGCGCGCGGACACGAAAACCGCGCCGGGCAACCCGTGCCGAAGCTGGGCCAGGGTCAGATCGCTGGCCGCGTCGACCTTGTTCACCACCAGCAGCTCCGGCGGCGGATCCCCCTGGTGGTCGGCGATGACTTCGGAGATCACCTGGCGCACCGCGTTGATCTGCGCCACCGGGTTGACGTCGGAGCCGTCCACGACGTGCACCAGCAGGTCGGCGTCGACGACCTCCTCCAGCGTCGAACGGAACGCCTCGACCAGCTGGGTGGGCAGATGCCGGACGAATCCGACGGTGTCGGTGAGCACGAACGGCCGACCGTCCTCGAATTCGGCGCGCCGCGTGGTGGGTTCCAGGGTGGCGAACAACGCGTCCTGCACCAGCACCCCGGCGCCGGTCAGCGCGTTGAGCACGCTGGACTTGCCGGCGTTGGTGTAGCCGACGATCGCGATGGACGGCATGTCGCTGTGCAACCGGCGACTGCGCTGGGTGTCGCGCGCCTGCTTCATGTCCTTGATCTCGCGACGCAGCTTGGACATCCGCTCGCGGATGCGGCGCCGGTCGGTCTCGATCTTCGTCTCACCGGGGCCGCGCAAACCGACACCACCGCCGCTGCCGCCGGCGCGACCACCGGCCTGCCGAGACATCGACTCGCCCCAGCCGCGCAGCCGCGGCAGCATGTACTCCATTTGCGCCAGCGACACCTGCGCCTTGCCCTCCCGGCTGGTGGCGTGCTGGGCGAAAATGTCCAGAATCAGCGCGGTGCGGTCGATCACCTTGACCTTGACGGCCTTTTCCAGCGCGGTGAGCTGCGCCGGGGACAGCTCGCCGTCGCAGATGACGGTGTCCGCGCCGGTCGCCACGACGACGTCTCGCAGCTCCTGCGCCTTACCCGAGCCGATATAGGTCGACGGGTCGGGCTTGTCGCGACGCTGGATCAGGCCCTCCAGCACCTGCGAGCCGGCGGTTTCGGCCAGCGCCGCGAGTTCGGCCAGGCTGGCCTGGTTGTCGGCGGCGCTGCCTTCGGTCCACACGCCGACCAACACGACACGTTCCAGGCGCAGCTGGCGATACTCGACCTCGGAGATGTCGGCGAGTTCGGTCGACAGCCCGGCGACGCGACGCAATGCCGACCGGTCCTCGAGAGCAAGTTCACCGACGCTGGGTTCCGGCGTGTCGACCGGCGGACGGTCATTGGGGGTATCTGGGTATGTCATAGCCAACTAGCAATAGTGCACGCCAGGTCCGTGACGTGCATCCGAATTATTGGGCGTGCCACCACGCCTCGC
This Mycobacterium simiae DNA region includes the following protein-coding sequences:
- the hflX gene encoding GTPase HflX gives rise to the protein MTYPDTPNDRPPVDTPEPSVGELALEDRSALRRVAGLSTELADISEVEYRQLRLERVVLVGVWTEGSAADNQASLAELAALAETAGSQVLEGLIQRRDKPDPSTYIGSGKAQELRDVVVATGADTVICDGELSPAQLTALEKAVKVKVIDRTALILDIFAQHATSREGKAQVSLAQMEYMLPRLRGWGESMSRQAGGRAGGSGGGVGLRGPGETKIETDRRRIRERMSKLRREIKDMKQARDTQRSRRLHSDMPSIAIVGYTNAGKSSVLNALTGAGVLVQDALFATLEPTTRRAEFEDGRPFVLTDTVGFVRHLPTQLVEAFRSTLEEVVDADLLVHVVDGSDVNPVAQINAVRQVISEVIADHQGDPPPELLVVNKVDAASDLTLAQLRHGLPGAVFVSARTGEGIDALRRRMAELAAPADTAVDVVIPYDRGDLVSRVHADGRVQQAEHSAEGTHIKARVPVGLAASLRQFAAD
- a CDS encoding acyl-CoA dehydrogenase family protein gives rise to the protein MSSAIRYQRTLFEPEHELFRESYRAFLERHVAPYHDEWEKAKIVDRGVWLEAGKQGFLGMAVPEEYGGGGNPDFRYNTIITEETTVGRYSGIGFGLHNDIVAPYLLELASDEQKQRWLPKFCTGELITAIAMTEPGTGSDLQGIKTRAVKQGDHYILNGAKTFITNGINSDLVIVVAQTDPEKGAQGFSLLVVERGMEGFERGRHLDKIGLDAQDTAELSFTDVKVPVENLLGEEGKGFIYLMQNLPQERISIAVMAAAAMEQVLNQTLQYTKERKAFGKPIGSFQNSRFVLAELATEATVVRIMVDEFLRLHLDKKLTAEQAAMAKWYSTEKQVHLIDRCLQLHGGYGYMREYPVARSYLDARVQTIYGGTTEIMKEIIGRGLGV